The Gemmata palustris genome includes a region encoding these proteins:
- a CDS encoding Hsp70 family protein: MSSRFVVGIDLGTTNSALAYVDTGAGKDAKVTPFPVPQVVAQGSVEDRPLLPSFLYLPGDGEQPAGAMKLPWDAKRDYCVGEFARVFGSQVPTRLVASAKSWLCHPGVDRKAQILPHRAPDTGARKVSPVDATTRYLKHIAEAWNHVIAKDVATNRLEAQDIVLTVPASFDAGARELTVEAARAAGFEHLTLLEEPQAAFYAWLDRTGDEWRKQVAVGELVLVADVGGGTTDFTLIEVGEEDGNLALTRLAVGDHLLLGGDNMDLTLAHHAAQTLAAKGTKLDAGQMVQLTYACRNAKEELFARPKLQSAPVTVLGKGRSIVGGTIKHELSRADVEKVLVDGFFPDCARDATPGLGRSSGLQELGLPYVADAGITKHLASFLSRQAEALANREAPAAANKKKKATSDAASIPGAILFNGGVFKGDVLRTRLLGVLGAWAKSAKTDATRELPGADLDLAVARGAAYYGLVKRGKGVRIRGGTARAYYIGVETNMPAVPGFAPPIKAICVAPFGMEEGTEADIPSYEVGVRVGTEAEFRFLGSTVRRDAAGVVVEEWEGQVDELSPVKTTLEAKGAAAGGQVVPVHLHSKVTAVGQLELWLQSRDGKNRWKLEFNAREGK; encoded by the coding sequence ATGTCTTCCCGCTTCGTCGTCGGTATCGACCTGGGCACCACCAACAGCGCACTGGCCTACGTGGACACCGGCGCGGGCAAGGACGCGAAGGTGACGCCCTTCCCCGTCCCGCAAGTCGTTGCGCAAGGCTCGGTCGAGGACCGGCCGCTGCTGCCATCGTTTCTGTACCTGCCCGGCGACGGGGAACAGCCGGCCGGCGCGATGAAGCTCCCCTGGGACGCCAAGCGCGATTACTGCGTCGGCGAGTTCGCCCGCGTATTCGGGTCGCAGGTGCCGACGCGGTTGGTCGCGTCCGCGAAGTCGTGGTTATGTCACCCCGGCGTAGATCGCAAAGCCCAAATCCTTCCGCACCGCGCCCCAGATACCGGCGCGCGAAAGGTGTCGCCGGTCGATGCCACGACGCGCTACCTGAAGCACATCGCGGAAGCGTGGAACCACGTTATCGCGAAAGACGTTGCGACGAACCGACTCGAAGCCCAGGACATCGTGCTGACCGTACCCGCGTCGTTTGATGCAGGAGCGCGCGAACTCACAGTGGAAGCCGCCCGCGCTGCGGGGTTCGAGCACCTCACACTTCTGGAAGAACCACAAGCCGCGTTCTATGCGTGGCTCGACCGCACCGGCGACGAGTGGCGCAAACAGGTGGCCGTCGGCGAACTGGTGCTGGTCGCGGACGTGGGCGGCGGAACGACCGACTTCACGCTCATCGAAGTCGGCGAGGAAGACGGCAATCTCGCGCTCACGCGCCTCGCGGTCGGCGATCACCTGTTGCTCGGCGGCGACAACATGGACCTCACGCTCGCCCACCACGCGGCCCAAACGCTGGCCGCGAAGGGCACGAAGCTCGACGCGGGCCAGATGGTGCAACTGACTTACGCCTGCCGCAACGCGAAGGAAGAACTCTTCGCGCGCCCCAAGCTCCAGAGCGCGCCAGTAACGGTACTGGGCAAGGGGCGGTCCATCGTCGGCGGCACGATCAAGCACGAACTCTCGCGCGCCGACGTCGAGAAGGTGCTGGTCGACGGCTTCTTCCCGGACTGCGCACGTGACGCAACGCCGGGCTTGGGTCGCAGTTCGGGCCTTCAGGAACTCGGCCTGCCCTACGTCGCAGATGCGGGTATCACTAAACACCTCGCCTCGTTCCTCTCGCGTCAAGCCGAAGCGCTTGCGAACCGCGAAGCACCGGCCGCCGCGAACAAGAAGAAGAAAGCCACTTCGGACGCGGCCAGTATCCCTGGCGCGATTCTCTTCAACGGCGGCGTGTTCAAGGGCGACGTGCTCCGCACACGGTTGCTGGGCGTGTTGGGGGCCTGGGCCAAATCCGCCAAGACCGATGCGACCCGCGAACTCCCCGGTGCGGACCTCGACCTCGCGGTCGCCCGCGGGGCGGCCTACTACGGCTTGGTGAAGCGCGGAAAGGGCGTGCGCATCCGCGGGGGAACGGCCCGCGCGTACTACATCGGCGTGGAAACGAACATGCCCGCGGTTCCGGGGTTCGCGCCACCGATCAAGGCGATCTGCGTCGCGCCGTTCGGCATGGAAGAGGGCACCGAAGCCGACATCCCGAGCTACGAAGTCGGCGTGCGCGTGGGTACGGAGGCGGAGTTCCGGTTCCTCGGTTCAACGGTGCGCCGCGACGCCGCCGGCGTGGTTGTCGAAGAGTGGGAGGGCCAGGTCGACGAACTCTCCCCGGTGAAGACCACCCTGGAGGCGAAGGGCGCGGCAGCCGGCGGACAGGTGGTACCGGTCCACCTTCACAGCAAGGTAACCGCGGTGGGGCAACTGGAACTGTGGCTCCAATCGCGCGACGGCAAGAACCGCTGGAAACTGGAGTTTAACGCCCGCGAGGGGAAGTAG
- a CDS encoding carboxylesterase family protein, protein MHGHFLAWAVLLGCAAAPVAARDKEPEKLVPKKFEREVKIKVEMDYLLYLPKGYEKGDKDWPLVLFLHGGGETGTDLEKVKIHGPPKLVAAGKEFPFILVSPQTRRFGWDPDTLHALLDEITTKHKVDKDRIYVTGMSMGGMGTWALAASRPDRFAAIVPICGGGNPTDAKKIKDLPIRIFQGGKDPIVRLQTAEAMIKALKDAGAVDAELKVYPEAGHDSWTETYEDQKLFEWLLKQKRVAKPAGRDEKVSAKDERLAAPPKGFDAKRDGIERGKAETVEYDSTTVGIKRNAWSTRRPAIPRTRSTPCSTCCTASAISKRGGRNWARPTSSSTTCSPTRNWFR, encoded by the coding sequence ATGCACGGACACTTTTTGGCTTGGGCGGTGCTCCTCGGCTGCGCGGCGGCCCCGGTCGCGGCGCGAGACAAGGAACCGGAGAAGCTCGTACCCAAAAAGTTCGAGCGCGAGGTGAAGATCAAGGTCGAGATGGATTACTTGCTGTACCTGCCAAAGGGGTACGAGAAGGGTGACAAGGACTGGCCGCTCGTGCTGTTCCTCCACGGGGGCGGGGAAACGGGCACTGATCTGGAGAAGGTCAAGATCCACGGGCCGCCCAAACTGGTCGCGGCCGGCAAGGAGTTCCCGTTCATCCTCGTTTCGCCCCAAACGCGGCGGTTCGGTTGGGACCCGGACACGCTCCACGCGCTACTCGACGAAATCACGACCAAGCACAAAGTGGACAAGGACCGCATTTACGTCACCGGGATGAGCATGGGCGGCATGGGTACATGGGCGCTGGCCGCGTCGCGCCCTGACCGGTTCGCCGCGATCGTCCCCATCTGCGGGGGCGGGAACCCGACCGACGCGAAGAAGATCAAGGATCTGCCCATCCGCATCTTCCAGGGCGGCAAAGACCCGATCGTGCGCCTGCAAACGGCCGAAGCGATGATTAAAGCGCTCAAGGACGCCGGTGCGGTGGACGCGGAACTCAAGGTGTACCCGGAGGCCGGACACGACTCGTGGACCGAAACCTACGAAGACCAGAAACTCTTCGAGTGGCTCCTCAAACAGAAACGGGTCGCGAAGCCGGCAGGAAGGGACGAAAAAGTGTCCGCAAAAGATGAGCGGCTCGCGGCCCCGCCGAAGGGGTTCGACGCGAAACGTGATGGGATCGAGCGCGGGAAGGCCGAGACCGTTGAGTACGATTCGACGACCGTCGGCATCAAGCGGAACGCGTGGTCTACACGCCGCCCGGCTATTCCAAGGACAAGAAGTACCCCGTGCTCTACTTGCTGCACGGCATCGGCGATATCGAAACGGGGTGGACGAAACTGGGCGCGGCCGACGTCGTCCTCGACAACCTGTTCGCCGACAAGAAACTGGTTCCGATGA
- a CDS encoding alpha/beta hydrolase, producing MLYLLHGIGDIETGWTKLGAADVVLDNLFADKKLVPMIVVMPNGRAAKDVTQRTPWDKQGPAFEAFEKDLLKDLIPFVEKNYSVKSDRESRALAGLSMGGGQSLNFGLTNLDTFAWVGGFASAPNTKPIGDLVKSPSETTKKLKLLWVSCGDADFILDVSKRVHASLDELKVPHEWHLSEGKHEWPVWKVDLYYFAPKLFRETR from the coding sequence GTGCTCTACTTGCTGCACGGCATCGGCGATATCGAAACGGGGTGGACGAAACTGGGCGCGGCCGACGTCGTCCTCGACAACCTGTTCGCCGACAAGAAACTGGTTCCGATGATCGTCGTGATGCCCAACGGCCGGGCCGCGAAGGACGTCACCCAACGAACCCCCTGGGACAAGCAGGGGCCGGCATTTGAGGCGTTCGAGAAGGATCTGCTCAAAGACCTGATTCCCTTCGTCGAGAAGAACTACTCGGTGAAGTCCGACCGCGAAAGTCGGGCGCTGGCCGGGCTCTCGATGGGCGGCGGGCAGTCACTCAACTTCGGGCTGACGAACCTGGACACGTTCGCGTGGGTCGGTGGGTTCGCCTCGGCTCCGAATACGAAGCCGATTGGTGACCTAGTCAAGAGCCCGTCCGAAACCACGAAGAAGCTCAAGCTCCTGTGGGTATCGTGTGGCGACGCCGACTTCATCCTTGATGTGAGCAAGCGAGTCCACGCGAGCCTGGACGAACTCAAGGTGCCGCACGAGTGGCATTTGAGTGAGGGCAAGCACGAGTGGCCGGTGTGGAAGGTGGACCTGTACTACTTCGCCCCGAAACTCTTCCGCGAGACGCGGTGA
- a CDS encoding MarR family winged helix-turn-helix transcriptional regulator produces the protein MTTGHDLAMALRSAYLAMHRGTDAVLAQHDITADQFVLMSALARGEATTQRELARRAASDPNTVRAMLLLLERRKLVARAPHPTDARARTVALTAKGRRVYEQLWAASERIREQLLATIGEQNAALVLALLGRVSREIGRSDDKTELVTSTVSSPM, from the coding sequence ATGACGACCGGACACGATCTCGCGATGGCCCTTCGGAGCGCGTACCTGGCGATGCACCGGGGCACGGACGCGGTACTCGCGCAGCACGATATCACCGCCGATCAGTTTGTTCTGATGTCGGCGCTGGCGCGCGGCGAGGCGACCACGCAGCGCGAACTCGCCCGGCGCGCCGCGTCCGACCCGAACACGGTCCGGGCGATGCTCCTGCTTCTAGAGAGACGGAAACTCGTGGCGCGGGCACCGCACCCGACCGACGCCCGCGCCCGCACCGTCGCCCTCACCGCGAAGGGGCGTCGTGTGTACGAGCAGTTGTGGGCCGCGAGTGAACGAATCCGAGAACAGTTGCTGGCGACCATTGGCGAGCAGAACGCGGCCCTCGTACTCGCGCTCCTCGGGCGCGTTTCGCGCGAGATCGGCCGTTCGGACGACAAAACAGAACTCGTAACGAGCACAGTTTCATCCCCGATGTGA
- a CDS encoding ATP-grasp domain-containing protein, with protein sequence MTLPIWLIESAVYGSEIEPLAAEVRRQGMECRFVAYREIVKGPTPLPPGSCAITYGTYPTVRHAMLRLGWTPGGWCSPENLDCATYYPHFADFLLNQRHEIITGADAVREKKRLFHTFGHNGCVFARPTSVHKLFVGRLIAEDDFETALAPTRYDPETKVVIAEPRELGSEWRLVIANGDVVAASRYAEAGAKSVAAGCPDEVLAFARAMLDAVEWRPDNVFMLDVCESVDGLRLVELNSFSCSWLYACDVELVVRAASRCAIEAHIG encoded by the coding sequence ATGACTCTTCCCATATGGCTCATCGAGTCCGCTGTGTACGGTTCCGAGATCGAGCCGCTCGCGGCCGAAGTTCGGCGACAGGGAATGGAGTGCCGGTTCGTCGCGTACCGCGAGATCGTGAAGGGGCCGACTCCGCTACCGCCCGGTTCCTGCGCGATCACCTACGGCACGTACCCCACCGTGCGGCACGCGATGCTCCGACTCGGCTGGACTCCGGGCGGGTGGTGCTCACCGGAGAATCTCGATTGCGCCACGTATTACCCACACTTCGCTGATTTCTTGCTCAATCAGCGGCACGAAATCATTACGGGCGCGGACGCGGTCCGCGAGAAGAAGCGACTGTTTCATACGTTCGGCCACAATGGGTGCGTGTTCGCGCGGCCGACGAGCGTTCACAAATTGTTCGTTGGTCGGCTCATCGCGGAAGACGATTTCGAGACCGCACTGGCGCCAACGCGGTACGACCCCGAAACAAAGGTCGTCATTGCGGAACCGCGCGAACTCGGCTCGGAGTGGCGCTTGGTCATTGCGAATGGTGACGTGGTTGCCGCGAGCCGGTACGCGGAAGCCGGCGCGAAGTCTGTCGCGGCCGGGTGCCCGGACGAGGTACTCGCGTTCGCACGCGCGATGCTCGACGCGGTGGAATGGCGCCCGGATAATGTTTTCATGCTCGATGTGTGCGAATCGGTCGATGGGTTGCGACTCGTCGAACTGAACAGCTTCAGTTGCTCGTGGCTTTATGCGTGCGACGTTGAACTCGTTGTCCGCGCCGCGTCGCGGTGCGCGATCGAAGCCCACATCGGGTAA